In Gimesia chilikensis, the genomic window CTGCAACATTCCCAAGGTGATCTTGGCAAGTAGCAATTAATGACAAGGCCATTAAGAATATTGAATCAAGCGTGGAGTCATCCGACTCTAGCGCTAGTGCAACTGGCTGAAGTATTTGCAGTAACTCTTCAAGGACAATGCGCGATTCAACTTCTTGCATCTTTAGTGTCGATGCGTAACGTATCTCTGCTGCTTTCACAACAACCTCTGGTGGAACGTCGTCATGATTGGCTAGAAAATTCATTGCGATTTGTAGAGCCTTCTCAGAAGACTCTGTGCGAAGACTTTGAAGAAACATCACAGTGTAATTTGGATTGTCCGAATCCAAGTCAGCGGCTTGCTTAAAGAAAACAGATGCAGTGGCGTCATCTCCGGCCTCCATCCAAACGCTCCCACGAACGTATGCACAAATCGCAGCATCAACATGCTCCCCTCCCATCCGAAGAAGTTCAAGAGATTTATCCCACTGTCCATACTGATGAGCTATGAATGCCTCAAACAGTTTATTTTGGGATTGTGAGGTCGGTGGTTTAAGCTTCGGAGGATTTGTTATTGAGTAGAGATCTACTGAAAGCCCTGTAATCCTCTCCTTCTCCTGATCCGATAGCAAGTGCCAAGGATATTCCATTTGGTCGCGTACTTCATCTGCTTCAACGCTGTCAGATTTTCCCTCAACTTCTAGCTCGTGCAGTCGTAGCAAACCATGCACAACATCTCGATAATACTTCTCGCTTGAAAATTTAGCATGTGGCATGAATTAGTCCTCGTCAACCACCCACTGTTCCCGCGTCGAAACCAACGCGTTTTCGTAGTCACTCAGACTCATGAGTGAATTTGGGCACATAACACCGTGCCTATCACTGCTTACCTTAAGAGTCAGTGATGCCGATACGTT contains:
- a CDS encoding tetratricopeptide repeat protein, with translation MPHAKFSSEKYYRDVVHGLLRLHELEVEGKSDSVEADEVRDQMEYPWHLLSDQEKERITGLSVDLYSITNPPKLKPPTSQSQNKLFEAFIAHQYGQWDKSLELLRMGGEHVDAAICAYVRGSVWMEAGDDATASVFFKQAADLDSDNPNYTVMFLQSLRTESSEKALQIAMNFLANHDDVPPEVVVKAAEIRYASTLKMQEVESRIVLEELLQILQPVALALESDDSTLDSIFLMALSLIATCQDHLGNVAEALKAYNRGIAASPHNDALLVARGILLYGTDAGSILDFEEAIKLRTPLVWPYFYLAHNLLISNRLEDCIRMSELALTMSASDLVRASLFEWIAIAKCELGFPVAQIRQAFEEAMLLAPDNERIRSNFSTFDSWSATQKKAIVWEKVTEETIQAFGHSEFKPVLALAA